The Simkaniaceae bacterium genomic interval GTGACACCTGCAAGTCGGTTTTCATTGATTGGAGGACATATTTTTCGCGATATGACCGCAGCGCTGTTTCAAGTCATTTTTTTTGTGTTGATTGCGATTCCCTTTGGGTTTAGACCCGATTTTTTCGGTCTTTTATTGATGTTTATCTTGCTCATGTCTCTTTGCTCTATTACATCGGCATTTGGCAACACGGTCGGATTGCTGACAAAAACGGAAGATCACTTTGCACCAATAGTTCATTCGATTAACCTTCCCATTATGCTATTATCGGGAATGCTTCTTCCCCTATCGCTTGCTCCAAAATGGCTACAAGTCGCAGCCCATTTTAATCCGGTCTATTATGTTGTGGAGGCTTCTCGCCATCTTGTCCGAGGGGAAATTACTTTGCCCATTGTCGGGTATGCTTTTGCTTTCGTGATTCCACTGGCAGCGATTTCGCTTCTATGGGCCTCGAGAACAGTCAGCAAAGCCGTACATTAATGTCTCGATCTCATAATGTTTGCAATTTGATCTTGAAAGAGGCCGGTTCCTATCGTTCTGGCAAGTCGATAGACGCAATAAGCTGTGGGGCTCGTCTTTGCATCAATCCTATTGCGACGGGCTAGAGCGTCGAGTTGAGTTCGTAGGGAGTTGCGCTCTGTTTCTGTCCTTGGAGGGTGTCTTGTAAGAGAAATGGCACCTGTTAGAAAAGCGTTAATGAATTCTCCTTCCTTTCTCGGGATTTTACCGGCAAAGGCTCGACTCAGCGAATCAAATCCTTTGAGCCAATGCTCCCAAAATTGCGATGTTGAACGCACAATCGCTCCTTCTGAAATGATATCTCGGTATGAGTCTTGTGAGAACTCTGTAGTATAGGGCAAGACGCCTGTATGTTTCCCGAGCATGCGTGTTAAAAATAACCGGATATGGTGAGTGACATCCATCGTCAGAGCTGCTTCTTTGGGATTCATGATGGCAGGGTATCTGGCTGTTGCTAAATGGTGGGCTGAGCGGGATAAACAAGAGTGAATTGCTTTGAATTCCATATCATCTTCTTCAGATCCGAAAGGGTGTGGGGCGCATAATTTTTGAGGATAAGAGATCGCTCCGGCGAGCATCATATGAATAGGACGTTTGATTTTCCTAAATAAAGGAATGAGTTCATCTCTCTGGGGATTGCGGCCAATTTGGGGTTTAGCAACCATCTGAAATGCATCGTCATCTGAGTGTTTCATTAAATTAATGAGAAAATCACTTGGGGGCATTTCAAGATCATCATCACCCATTAACAGTTTGAATTGAGTTGAGGGGTCAGGGGAATCTACAATGTTTTTTAAAATGGTGAGCCCTTCTTCTTTGATTCTTGGATCGTCGAGTAGGACTTTCATTGAAACAACTCCTTTGAGCATGGCCATATGTTGAATGATAGGACCGAGAAGTGAACAAGCATTCCGCGCTCCACCATAGCCAAATTGTTGATCTTCCGTTGTGGAAATGAGTTCGGTAATGCCCAGTTTTTTTGCCAGCATCAAAGCTTCTTCTTTTGATACGTAGACGATAGGGAAATCAAGCGAGGTAGCAAAACGTTTATTTTTTGTGAATAAATCGGGAGTAGATTGGTCTATTACAATAATCGGTCGAGATCGAATATTAATATCAAGTTTTGAATGATGGAGTTGCATTGACTCAATGACTGAGGGAAGAAAGGGAAGTTTACTGAGCTCTTTTCCGCATGTAGGTAAAACGACAGCTAGATGATTAAATTGCTCAGTCAGATGAGAGCGATCAAAGTACTGAGTGATGTAGGAGTGCAATTGAAGCAATTCAGGTTTTAGAGTGCCGATATTTTCAGCGTTGATGTTTTCGAGCCAGGTATATAAGTTTGGATGTTCAATGGGGCATAATCCCATATCAAAGTCATGCCCATAAAGTCCAAAATCAAGGCAAAAGGTTTGAAACTGTTCAAGCGTGATATCTAAAGGTGCTACTTCAGCTAAGGGGCAAACTCGATTCAATGCATCAAATGCAAGAGAGCTTGTCTCATCAAATGTGCGCTTCAGCTCTATTTGAATCTCGTCAAATGATCGACTTGTTAAGGAAAGAATCCTAAATTTTTCAAGATCATAATAACCGCGATCAAGTCCGTTCACAATATCGCAAATGACAGGATTAGAATGAGTTTGAAAGATTTTTTTTAAAATATAACTGCCTTCATCATAATGTATAAAGAGTTCGGTAATTAAAGAAGAAGGGTTTTCATCTGCATTGATCAGACTCGACATTCTATCATAGGAGAGATGTGCAGCTGCAATTCTAAATATCTGAATGGCATTAATGTCACTGGGAGAACTTTCCTCAAAATAGAACTGATAAATGAGATCTTGTATGAGAGCAAATTGTTCCTCATCAGTGCCCATTTTTAAAAATGCTTCTAAAGCTTCGTAAGAGTCCGGAGGAAGGATCACTGATAAAATGATTTTTGCCCGTTCCACCTCATCAATAGGATGGGGAAAATCAAATCCCTTAGCAATTAATATAATCGTTTCATGTTGAAGTTCAGTTGGGGTGATGCAAATCGATTTGATCTCATTGTGTAGTTCTTGAATGTAATCTTTAAAATGCATGGCTGCTTTTTCAGGGGGAAGGGGCCCCGTTAACTCAATGAAAATTCTTGAAGCCGTTTGCCTGACCTGCTCTAAATGCTCTAAAACTTTTTCTTTGGGCATCTCTATGGAAAAACCGGATAGATCTTCACCCTCAATCTGTGTGTTTGCTTCGTTGATTTTATCTAATAGAGTTGTTTGAATACTTCCAATTGCATCCGAATCCGGTTTTTTTAAACAATTTCGGAAGAGTTGAAAGGCTTCAAAATGAATGTCGTTAATACAGTGTTGCAAATCTCTTGAGAGGGAATCAAAGCTCATAAAAAATATATAAAAATAAGTTTATTTTTTTGAGTAACATGATTTTGTTTTGTATGAAACCCATTTTTTAAATTTAGTTTCAATGCTATAATCTTTGTTCAAATAATACCGGGGGTGCCATGTGCCCGCATGGCTGAGATGATACCCCAATTGACTTGATCCGGGTTATACCGAAATAAATTGAAGAGTTGGTTTTTATCTTCGCTGGCATCTTCGACTTTTTACTCATAATTTTTTGATCTATCTTCAATAGGATCAAAAAAATTATGCCGGCTAAAGCCTAGTAAAAATTCGAAGCACCATCTTTGCTAAAATCCCAACTCTTCAACTCATTTCGGTATATGCCGGCGGAAGGAGAGTATCTAGTGGTTCGTTTCTTTTTTATTATGATCGGCAATGTCCTATATCATTTCGATCGCGCTTTATTTGGCTTTTTAATTCCTTTTCTTGCCCCCCATTTTTTTAAAGAAGGTGATTCGAGCTATGCCCTGCTTAAAATGTATGCGATCATTCCCCTGAGTTTATTGATGAAGCCTTTGGGGGCACTTTTCTTTGGAAGTTTAGGGGATCGCATAGGACATCAAAAGATTTTATCCATCACATTGATGGGGATGTCAGTTCTCACCATTTTGATGGGGTGTTTGCCTCTTTATGATCAAATTGGTACATTGGCGCCATTTTTATTGGTGTGGATTCGGTTAGGCGTTTATTTTTTTTCAGCAGCGGAAACAACCGGAGGGGCTTTTACACTTCTCAATCAAGTGAACCCGGAGAAGAGAAACTTATGGAGCAGCCTTTTTGATGCCTCAAGCATTTTGGGTATCATCATTGCCTCATGGTCTGTTTATTGGGTCAGTCAGATCGAGAATGGATGGCGCTCTTTATTTTTATGTGGTGGGATTGTAGGGCTCATTGGCTGGAAATTGAGAAGGGGAAGGAATGGAACGAAAAATGCACTTGAGAGAGTGCCGTTTCAATGGGAAACGCTGTGGATTTATCGCAAACAGATGATAACGATTGCAAGCGTTGCCGGGCTATCTTATGCCAATTACAATTTCATTACCGTTTTTATGAATGGCTTTTTACCCTTGATCAGTTCGATTTCTAAAACAGAGGCACTTAGGCTCAATACTCATCTCTTATTATTTGATATGCTTTTATTGCCATGTTGTGGTCTTTTAGCGACTCGATGGGATCGCAATAAGATGATTTTCATCACCATTGCAATCCTATCTGTTGCAATTGTCCCCCTTATTTTGCTGTTATCAGAGGCGACGACCTTGCGTGCGGCGGCTGTCAGATTATGCCTTACGGGTTTGGGCGTGTGCTTAGCGGCTCCATTTCACGCTTGGGCCTATGAGCAAGCTCCGGAAAAACATCGATTGACAATTGGCGCTTTGGGTGTTGCTTTAGGAGGCCTTGTTTTTGGGGCGCCCCTTCCAATGATCAGTTTATGGCTTTATCAAAAAACGGGGCTCATTGTTGCAGCGGCAATGCCGATCGTTGCCATTGGTGTCATGAGTCTTTACAGAATGTCTAAGGAACGATTAGGCTTGAGAACTCAGTCATGATTTTTCTTTGACAGGATCGTATTGGATCGATACACTCAAGCAAAATTAACCCCTTGATTTTGGATGAGTTATTCAGTCGAACAAGTCAATTTGGCAACGCAAAATGAGATGCTTCGCTTTTTAAAAAAGCATGAAAACTATTCGATGTATTTGCGCGGGAATTTTGAAGAATGTGGGCTTCATTTAAACTCAAAGCCTAATTCGGGGAATTTTAAAGCGGTTCGCAACCAAGAAGGGATTTGCGCGGTCTTTACTCTAACCAAGAGAGGGACACTTCTTGTTTTTTCTGAAATGCAAGATGAAGATCTTTTCCGATCTATTATTACCGTTTGCCAAAAAGAACAAATTCCTCTCAAAGGCGTTATCGGTGAGTGGACTTTTTGTCATCAGTTTTGGGAGTTTTTGAAAAAAGAGCAAGCCATTGCTGATGAAAGACTCGCTTCTAAAGAAATTTTATACGGACTTGATTTGACTCAATCTCCCTTTGTTGATGGGGGCGGTGTGCGCAATCTATTTTTAGAAGATTTTGATCTGTGGAAAATTTTAAAAAACAATGATTTAATCGAGCAAAACATCCCATTAGATCTTTCAGATGATCAACTCAAAGATGAGTTTCAGGGTAAATCCCACAAGGGAATGGTCTGGGGAGTATTTCAAGATAAGCAGCTCATTTCAATTGGGGAACTTAACGCAAAAACGCATGATTTATCTGTTGTTGGAGGCGTCTATACTGAACCGTCTTTTCGTAGGAAAGGCTTTGCAAAGCTCTTAATGAAGCGCATTATCACCGATGTGAAGCTCAATCAGCAGGGAAAAAAAATGATTCTTTTTGCTCGTGAAACCAATGAGCCTGCACAAAAGCTCTATCAATCGCTTGGATTTGAGCAAATTGGCTACTTTTCATTATTTTTTGCATGAAACCACACGTGAGATCATCCAGTGATCGGACAAGGATGTTTTTTCAATTTCAAGATTTTCTGGAACGGTTTCTTCACCTTGTAAACAATCGAGATAATCAAGTTTGGCTTCTTGCAGGGGTCTTTGAAATCGATCAACTTCAAGTTGATTTGAACATGTATTCCTAGTGTCTTCAGTATTTAGAGCTTCTTTAATAAAAATTCGGTCTTTGCTCTCTGTAAGGTTGAGATCTCCACAGAGATAAATAGCGCGCTCACAAGAGGCCGTGATTTCTCGGATCTCATTAAATTCATCGATGTGAAGTTGGGCATTATCGATGCCATTGCCCACATCAAAGTGAGTTGCGATATAAATTGCCTTTGCCGTTGTGACTACAAAGAAGCCAAATTGCACTGAGGATCTAGAGAGGGGGGAAGGGGCAAAAGGATGAAATTCGACTTTTTCGATGGGGATTTTTGAAGCGATTAAGAGGCCCGGATCAAGGCCAAATAAATACCCACCGGGACGCAAATAGATGTCGCTAAAATCTTTTTTGAGGCCGGCTGCCATCTGGTGAGCTGAATATCCAAAGCATTCTTGGCCAAAAAATATATCACATTCAGAATCGATGATTTTTTTTATCTGTTGCTGAATGCGTCGATCTCGGGGCTCTGTCGCATCAATAAGAGGAGAAAGGGCGATTTGTCCCGTATTCCAGCTCATGACTTTTATTTCAGGTTTATCTACTGCGGTTTGATCACCTTGGATGTGATAAAAATTGTCTTCCCTAAGGTAGCGGCCTATTAGGGAGAGAGTGCAGCCTAATAGAGCGGGAATGAGGCCCATTAATAAATAGATGCCGGATGCCAAAATTTGAATAGGGGGCCACTCATAGACAGCATCACGAGGCTCATTATTTTTAAAAATAGCATCTACGAGATGATCCAGGGGGAGGGTCATTTGATAGATTCCCCAAGTTCCCCAATAATCAGCTTGAAGTGAGATGGCTTGAATCATTACTGATTTTCAGTTATTCGCGTAAGCATGCGCATCGCTTCATGATCGGAAAGGATAAAGCGGAAACGCTCAAATTGCAGATCGGCAACATCGCTCTGAAAGTTTTCAACTTTATGGTCGAGATAGCTATAGCGATATCCGATGAAAGGGATTTTCAATTCTTCGCATTTTTCATCAACCGGAATCATATGGGAGTATTTATCATTAATAAAGATGATTTTTTTAGGGGTTAACTTTAAATGGGTCAGCAGTTTTTCAAGGGCATTTCCCTTATGTGAATTTGCAGTGAAAATGATGCCATGACGAAATAGGCAGCTATGACCATTTTCAAAAAGGTAATCTTCCTTTGAAGGGACTGATTTAGAAAGATCAATTCCAAGTGATTGAAGTTGATAGGCGGTTCTTGTCGCCATACCAAGACCTCGTGTTGTCAGACCGAGCATCATGTGGCCTTTATTTTGCAAATCTTGAATGAGTTGATCAATTCCCGGCTCAACGAGTTTCACTTCCGTAATGCATTGTACCGACATCCACTCTGCAAGCGCTCTTTCGAGGGCATCATCTGATGAAGATCCGTGAAGCTCATGAACTCGGATGCGGTGGCGAAACCACTGATCATTTCCCAGCTCTTGAATCGGTTCAATTAAGGTATTATCAATATCAAAAATGATGAGGGTATCTTGATCGATTTCTTGGAATGCCTCTTTCATCTCTTTAATTTCAATAATCCGGCCATTCATGAGGCCAATAGAGAAAAGACAAAGCATCAAAATATAACGAAACATTCCATAACCTCAATTTTTTTAAATCTTTAAAAATTGTCGTTGCAACTGACTTAAGTAGGCTCGAAAACTAATAGACAAAGCTTTTGATCCCACTTAAGTCAGTTGCAAAGTCGGTTAAAATCTTATAAAGATTATATATTTCTTTCAATTGATTTGAAAAGATGTTTCAGGATTTTTTTAGATTTTTCTAACCCCAAAGATTGCAGGATATAATAGGCTTTCCAGTGATCGAGCTCTTTTTGATCAAAAGAGCTAATGAGGCCTTGTGTCTGTTTTTTCCGAAATAGTGCATAGAGGCTAATTCCGGTTGCAACAGATAAATTCAAGCTTTCTACCATTCCTACTGTTGGAATCGTGAATAGCTGATCACAAGTTGTTTTGGCCTCTTCCGATAGCCCTCGCTGTTCATTGCCAAAGAGTAGACAACAAGGTCGACTTAAATCTAAATCATCCGGTGTATTGTTACTATCAACGACAGCTCCGTATAAAGCAATTTGGTGCTTTTTTATGATTGAAGTGAATGAATCCAAACTGTTGTGATAATGGATATTGACCCATCGGGATGTTCCCTGTGACGTTTTTTTACCCGATCGGCGTCTGATTTCCGAAGTGATAATGTGCATCTGCATCACGCCAAAAGCTTCTGCAGAACGGACCATTGCAAGCGCATTATAGAGATCGGCCGGAGATTCAACGGCGAGATGCACACCATTCAGTCGGCTCGATAAAATTGTCTCGATTTTTTCAAGGCGTTCTTTGGTTAAAAAAGGGGTCAATGATGCGATGATTTCACTATCTGTAAAATGCCGGGAGAGTTCAGAAAAAAAAGGGTGATCAATCATAAACCGGTAGTTTCCTCTAAAAATTATGACAAAATAAGGCGATAGCTGCAATGATGCTATCTCCCAAAAGTCCTTGCATTTTCGTTTGAGTTTGATATACTTTGTGGCCGAATCCAGTTTGCCTAAATGAGGGTTTATGCGCAGTTTTTTTTCACTAAAAATCAAGATGCTCTTCTTATTTTCCATATGCTTCTCTTTTATGGTCGCAGAAACAAGGGCAATTGTGTTTGATTATGGCAATGTCATTGTTAAGACGGATCGCGAGGCCATTGTTCAAGGGCTTTGTCGGCTCTTTGACTCAAGCGAAATTGAAATCCGACAGGCCGTTATGCAAGCTCGGGAAGTGCGCCATGCAGGTGGTCATGAATTGGGATTTTGGGAAGATTGGGCAGAAAAAAATGGAATAGAACTGCCCGGGGATTGGATGAAGCAATATAGCGATTTATGCAGTAAAGCTTTAAAGGTGAATCTCGATATGGTTCAACTCGCTCAAGAATTAAAGCAAGGCGGTTATACAACGGCTCTTCTTTCCAATTCAATTTTACCTAAACCTCTCTTTATGAAAACACTGGGCCAGTATGGAGAATTGTTCAATTGCATCATCTTATCGCATGATGTGAAGTTTAGAAAGCCCGACCCGCAAATTTTTCGCGCACTATTCAATGAACTCAAACTAAAACCCGAAGAGTGTTTATTTATAGATGATAGCGAAAAGCATATCAAAGCAGGTGAGCGTCTAGGTATGGACGGAATCGTATTCAAGTCACACGATCAACTCACAAGAGAACTTGCCCAACGGAAAATTCTTTTAGAAAAAGACGAAAAAAAGATTGAGATTCAGTCTGAATCTCTTTGAGCTATCTTCAATAGGTTCAAAAAGTTATGCCGGCTAAAGTCTGATAAAAATTCGAAGCGCCATCAAAGCTAAAATCCCAATTCTTCAACTCATTTCGGTATAAATTAAAAAAAGGGTTGAAGGGTAGACATTAATTTCAAAAGTAGGAATAGGTGAAGTAGAGGGAGGGGTATTAACCTGAGTTTTGAGTTTATTTCACTCATTCTTAGGGAGATCTATCTTTCTTTTTGCTTATTTTTAGAAAACTCTGTTTCTGAGCACTATAACCAAATAAACTCGAAATTCAGGTTATTATGGAAAAAAGAAAGTTAGGCTATATGGAAGCGGTATGTGCCGCTACCGCTCAAAGGTGGCCAAATACTACCACAATTGTTGCTATTGCTGAGATTCAAGGACATCTTGACGAAGAAATTTTGGTCGATGCCATTGAATTGATGTTTGAGCGCCATCCGATGCTCCATTCTGTCATGCTTGAAGAACAGGGGAATATTTATCTCCAAGACACGGCCAAATTTGATGATATTTTGATAGAGTTTTGCGATATGGCAAAACAATCGGTTGATCGGATTGTTTCAAGAGAGATGAAAGAGCCCTTTACCCCTTCTAAAGCTCTGTGGAGAATGACAATTTTAATCGACCACACCCATAAAAAAAATAAAGTGCATAAGGTTATTTTATCTATTCACCACTCGATTAGCGATGCAGCTTCAACCTGCCTATTCATGCATGATCTTTTTGAGATTTATGAAAAACTGGAAGAAGATATTGATTATGAGGAGGAAGCGCTTCCATTTCTCGATTGCGTTGAAGAGCTCATTAACTCAAATAAAACCCTTGATGAATATGTGAAGGAAAAAAAGAAACTCTTAGAATTCACTTATGATCATTTTCCATATGAGTCTGAGACAGAGTATGATAAAAGGGAAACCAAAACGATCTACGACGATTTTAGCTCTCAAGAAGTCGAAGCAATCCACCGGACAGCGCGTGAAAATAAAGTCACCGTGAATGCGCTGCTCTCAGCAGCTATGCTATTATCTTATGCTGAGCTCTTTAATCGCCCTATCAAAACGCCCATGTATACTCATGTGAATATGAGAAAGTTCTGTATTCCTGAAATTGGTAAAGAGCATTTTGGCCTTTTTTCGGGTGCCATCCGGATTAATTTCTCTATCGATCCTAAGAAGGATTCCTTAATCGATGTTGCAGAACGCTATCGGAATCAATTCGAAATCGAAATTGATTACCAAATTTTTAAGCCCAATAAACTTCCAATGAAAACACAAGATCTCTTTCAATCAATTGAAAAACGATGGGATGAGTCAAGTCACTCTTTCCATCGCGGGATTTATATGACAAATCTCGGACAGTATACCCATCCAACGTGCTTAAAAAGACATATGATTCAGAAAATGCATTTTACAACGTGCCAACTTTCTGCTGACTTTCCTTTAGTTACACAAGTTATTACGACAGATCTAGGTATGTTTACAACCACCTCATGGACACATCCCCATATGAGCGATCAAAAGGCTAAAAGGTTTTGTGATCTTTTTAGACATCACCTCGCAACACATTGCAATTTTGCTAAAAAGAATGATCAACTTGCAAAACAAGCTTCTTAAAATGTAAAAACAGCGGCCCAAAAAAGAGAAGCAAATGCTTGAGAGTTCCTTCCTGCAACAGTGACCCAAGTCCCAAAAAGAAATCCCATATTTTCTGAAACATTGTATTCTAAAGAGGGTGTGATACTGATTTGAGTAGATGACGGGAGTGAAACGGAAGGCGTTGTGCCTTCTTGAGTGATGCCCTTTATGCCTGAAAAAGAAGAAGCGGACTGATTGAATAGATAAAAATCGCAGGCAAAGACCCAGTTTTGGGTGATTCCATATTCTCCTGAAAAATATCCAAAAAAGCTGGTTCCGGGTTTCGCTTTGCCATCGGTCCCATACCCACCACCAAATGCATTAAAACTCTCAACATGTGTTGGAATTCCCCAGAGCCATCCAATACTCCACTCAAGATTCAAATAGTGCCCCCAAGGTTGAAATCGTTTTTCAACTGAAAAAAGGGGCCCGAATTGAAAAGATCCCTGCCCTGTGGCATCGATTCCATTTTTATTGGGGTTTAAATGTTCATATTTTCCGGTTGGATAGAGCTGATGTAAATCGATTTGAATATTAGGAACCCAGCTATTGGGATCATCTGTTGCAATTTGATAGCCTAAATAGATGTTTGTATCTTGTAAAAAGGCGGCACTATGACCTTCCGAAAAATTTACAATAAATCCGGGGTAAAGTTCGAGTCCCCATCGCTCAGAGATCGCAAAGTCATAGTCAATTGTTGGATTGATACTCCATATCGTTGGGGCTTTTTTTAAAGACCAATTCGAATGATATGTTCCATAGGCGGAAGAAAATAAGATAGCAGGTTCAAGAGAGGGGTGTCCCGGCGCCATAATAACGGGAGTCGGTGCCAAAAATGGACCGGTAAACCATGGCATGTATTCGGGTCCCGGTTTTGAAATTCCCTTTGAAGATGAAATTTTAGCATATCCAATCTGAGAAATAACCATTAAAATGAATAGAGTTGCGAACCGATAGTAAACTTTCATATTTATCAAAAAATTAGGGTTAAATATACCGCTCAATCAAACACAATTTAGACAATAAATTCAATTCTAATATATACCAAAATTCTCTATAGAATAAAAATTTAGGTTATTATGAGTAAAGGTATTAAGTTATCAAGATTGAAATGTATTAGAGGTAAATATT includes:
- a CDS encoding ABC transporter permease yields the protein MKVLTDLRLLFARKAMETLRNPVFLFMGVFTPIIYLALFAPLLKNLSFGHAHDSNILNMFVPGMLTLVAFSVGLFSGFGIIDELRSGIIERLRVTPASRFSLIGGHIFRDMTAALFQVIFFVLIAIPFGFRPDFFGLLLMFILLMSLCSITSAFGNTVGLLTKTEDHFAPIVHSINLPIMLLSGMLLPLSLAPKWLQVAAHFNPVYYVVEASRHLVRGEITLPIVGYAFAFVIPLAAISLLWASRTVSKAVH
- a CDS encoding MFS transporter, which produces MVRFFFIMIGNVLYHFDRALFGFLIPFLAPHFFKEGDSSYALLKMYAIIPLSLLMKPLGALFFGSLGDRIGHQKILSITLMGMSVLTILMGCLPLYDQIGTLAPFLLVWIRLGVYFFSAAETTGGAFTLLNQVNPEKRNLWSSLFDASSILGIIIASWSVYWVSQIENGWRSLFLCGGIVGLIGWKLRRGRNGTKNALERVPFQWETLWIYRKQMITIASVAGLSYANYNFITVFMNGFLPLISSISKTEALRLNTHLLLFDMLLLPCCGLLATRWDRNKMIFITIAILSVAIVPLILLLSEATTLRAAAVRLCLTGLGVCLAAPFHAWAYEQAPEKHRLTIGALGVALGGLVFGAPLPMISLWLYQKTGLIVAAAMPIVAIGVMSLYRMSKERLGLRTQS
- a CDS encoding GNAT family N-acetyltransferase; amino-acid sequence: MSYSVEQVNLATQNEMLRFLKKHENYSMYLRGNFEECGLHLNSKPNSGNFKAVRNQEGICAVFTLTKRGTLLVFSEMQDEDLFRSIITVCQKEQIPLKGVIGEWTFCHQFWEFLKKEQAIADERLASKEILYGLDLTQSPFVDGGGVRNLFLEDFDLWKILKNNDLIEQNIPLDLSDDQLKDEFQGKSHKGMVWGVFQDKQLISIGELNAKTHDLSVVGGVYTEPSFRRKGFAKLLMKRIITDVKLNQQGKKMILFARETNEPAQKLYQSLGFEQIGYFSLFFA
- a CDS encoding DUF2608 domain-containing protein, translating into MFRYILMLCLFSIGLMNGRIIEIKEMKEAFQEIDQDTLIIFDIDNTLIEPIQELGNDQWFRHRIRVHELHGSSSDDALERALAEWMSVQCITEVKLVEPGIDQLIQDLQNKGHMMLGLTTRGLGMATRTAYQLQSLGIDLSKSVPSKEDYLFENGHSCLFRHGIIFTANSHKGNALEKLLTHLKLTPKKIIFINDKYSHMIPVDEKCEELKIPFIGYRYSYLDHKVENFQSDVADLQFERFRFILSDHEAMRMLTRITENQ
- a CDS encoding RNA methyltransferase; translated protein: MIDHPFFSELSRHFTDSEIIASLTPFLTKERLEKIETILSSRLNGVHLAVESPADLYNALAMVRSAEAFGVMQMHIITSEIRRRSGKKTSQGTSRWVNIHYHNSLDSFTSIIKKHQIALYGAVVDSNNTPDDLDLSRPCCLLFGNEQRGLSEEAKTTCDQLFTIPTVGMVESLNLSVATGISLYALFRKKQTQGLISSFDQKELDHWKAYYILQSLGLEKSKKILKHLFKSIERNI
- a CDS encoding HAD family phosphatase, translated to MRSFFSLKIKMLFLFSICFSFMVAETRAIVFDYGNVIVKTDREAIVQGLCRLFDSSEIEIRQAVMQAREVRHAGGHELGFWEDWAEKNGIELPGDWMKQYSDLCSKALKVNLDMVQLAQELKQGGYTTALLSNSILPKPLFMKTLGQYGELFNCIILSHDVKFRKPDPQIFRALFNELKLKPEECLFIDDSEKHIKAGERLGMDGIVFKSHDQLTRELAQRKILLEKDEKKIEIQSESL